CCGCCTGCCATTTATTTGGCTCAGTTCtcgaaattaattaaacactCGCCGGTACAAGGTCAGTCAGTATAAAAAAGGGAATGGCCTTCTCCCCTTGCATTGCAGGGTCTTTCGACAATTAGCCTCCCTGAGGGACCTAGCCGAGGCGGATGTTTGAGTACAGGAGAAAAAAACTTGAGAAAACTGAAATAGAAATTTTGTTGATTCGAAGAAAACGGAAAATTCAACTAACTAGAGCTCGAAGGCCTTCCACTTCCCGGTTCTATCGTAGCCTCTACAATTGCGCGTTTTAATAAAGTTTCCGCCAACTCCTTgcataaaattaaacaattaagcAAATAGTTCTTGAAACTTAGTAGCAGGTTAACATTTTCAAGGAAGCCTTTAAGAACATGGCTGCCAGTCAAAGGTTATTTTCTAAGACAAACACAAAAGCGAGTACCAAGATCAAAAGTGAAAACTTTCCAAAGAGAGGTATAAATTGGTAAAATTATCTATCGAATAACATATTAAGCATTTACCTAATCCTCTCCTTTGAGGGAGCACCATCGACTAGcaggaaatgaaaaaaatctcaaaggAAAATATCCGGGTGCTTAAGCGTGTTTGATTAAATTAGTCAATTAACAGTTCATTAGTTAGCAATCGATGAAAGAGCCAGTGCTTTAATATCTTCACACTTTGTCACCCAGTAATCCAATCTTAAATCATTTTCATGGCCCCAGTTCGTTTGTGTTTGTGGCAAAGTGTGAAGGGGGCTGGAGTGAGGCAAATAAATCGAATATCCATTCACACGACCACGCCCACACAATGTCAGTGGTGTACGGTGTTCGGTGGGCAAAAACCAGGCCAGAAATGAGATAGACTGCCGACAGAGACGGGATGAGCTGACGGAGCCATAAATAAGGATCCGACCGGGCCAGGGACTACACCATGGTATTCCggtgtatttttaatgccacaattaaatgcaaatacaATACGACAagtaaaatacaaaaaaaaaaaaagaaagaaaaaaagatagAGCTTCCAGGCTGACAACGAACACAGGCAAATGTTGAAGGATGGCCCAGGGACAGATGAAGGACATTCGGACGGACGGCTGCCTTTCCTATCAGCAGCACTTTTTTCctgccttcttttttttgcggctggaaaaatatttttgatgcTGACAACAAAAACACTGGAGAGCAACAGCCTGGGGAAAATATATAGACAAGCGCCACGCCCCTGCAACCAAGAACACCAGCCGCCCACAAAGGAACTcggagaaaaaaaatgaagaaggGAACGAAGTGCAGTGTAGCCGGAGGTCCTTGGGTCCAggcgaataaaaaaattggcCACTCACTCACCCGCACCCGCACACGCGTGGCGCAACAAATGAGATATTcacttaaatttaatttccattaTTTTCATGAAAGCATATTTTAATTCGCTTTATTGGCAATTTTGGTCGCCCACCAAGGATGccaatacgaaaaaaaaagggtaGAAATAAAACGTTAAGTATTAAATACATCCCAGCGGTCGCTGCGGTTCATCCCGATGATGGgtaagtatttttaataatgtgattttttttcaaaaatgaaaaacgacACAGAGGGAAGACTTATCAGGTCGCCGTCAATTTTTTATTGGAATAGTTAAAGGGCGGCCTTATTGCACAAAAATGCATATTTATTcgtcaaaatatttatgggGAAGCagataaaataagaaatataatattgatatttttacaAGAAAGGAATGATTCATTGGTGTGCACTTGCCAATTATTTCATCAGCGGTTTCGGTATGAAAGAATACACAATTAATTGAACCGCCACAAATGCCACTTCGTATGGAAAAAGTCACCATAATTGGGCCAGCCGCACTTTGACACTTTCGACGACATTTCTCAATGTAAACAATTAAATGAagtgaaacaaaataaaatacgtACACtgcataaaatattaaatttacgGCACAACCTGGCACAAATCACGGAGGCCACTCATCACTATATCCTGCAATCCCTCAACTTTGTTAttcttgtttcatttttttttggccatccagaaggaaaaggaggaaacaacacagtgtatatatatttgacCATCTTTTTTCTGTCATCCTGTGCTTGTTCATGCTTTGTCTACTTTGTTTGCgctttaataaaaacaaaggacAACAGAACAGAAAAAAAGATGAAATTTTCGGTTGGACAGTTTTTTTGTGATAGGCGAATTATTCGACCGAAATTGCTGTGGGCCGAAAAGAAACAATCTGACAACCAAAATGCAATTAAGTTTTCTGCCACAGAGCCACAGCGCCATAGCCGGGCCCCCGTGGCAAACAAACACTTCTTAATTACTGGTTTTAGTTTTGATATTTCCGATTGTGATTTATAGATTTTCAGCAGCACTCAATCATCGAAATACTTTGGTGCACGAATTGCGTTTTCCGTAAGGGAAACGGAGCCAAAACGTGACCGGCCAACAAAGAGGATTCGATTACCGTCGGCGAAAAACTTCGAGTGGAAAATTCAGTTTCAGTTCCAGGACAAGCTTATGCCGTGCATGTGGAAAAGTCGAGGCAGTTCCGAGCTCACCTGGTAAATGTACTTGCAACATTTAAGGCAGTTTACCTTTTGGCGATTCCGTTTAATTTCCTTTGAGTTGGCTCAAATTGCAGTTAATGTAAATGAATGAATATTCCATGAAAAGTCAACTTTCGGGGAAGAGGATACCGTGGAAAATCGTCGAAAAGCGTCCAAGCAACAGGCCGCTGGAGACTTAAAACTGGGAAAATGTAAATTGATTACCCGGATCTGGGTTTATTGACGTAACACGTAAAGCTTCGCTGAGCCTAATTGGGATATTGAATTCTTCTCGTACATAAAATATGCgttctttatttaaaaaagagaATCGACTTCACTGCACACCCAGGAACCCGGGCAAAACACCCAAGCACCCACTACTTTATCTACTCCAGGTCCTCTTCCTTGACCAAGGTGGCGTTGGGATTGCTTAGCAACAGGGCCTCGTTGTGCTGCTTCACGTTGTAGTAAAAGAAGAAGGACTTGCTGTACTCGAAGGTGGATATCATGATGGCACAGGCGGGCGCCACCTTTAGCAGCCTGGGCCCGACGCCGGCAAAGAGGCCACGCACGCCGTGCATCTTGTAGACGGCTGCCAGCCGGCTATAAGTGGATCTCTGGCCAACATCCTTGGTCGGGGAATCCGTAAAAATAACCCTTTCCCCAAACTCGATCTGCTCGAGGGTCTTTACCACGTCAAAGGGCGTGGTCACAATGGCCGCCACCGATCCCGCCAGCACCCCAGCAAAAAAACTCAAACCGAACGAGGGCTGGGAACTGCCGCTCCCGAGGCTCCGTTTCAGGTACTCATAAATGGGCCAGTAGATTCCGGAGAAGGGTACGTCTCTCAATATGGTGGGACGCAGACCTCGCCACAACCCCCAGATGCCCTGTAGTGCGATCACATTCCGGACGAACTGCAGCATCTGGGCGTAGGTTTGTCGCTGGGCCTGCATCTTGGTTCGGACTAGCTCTATGGGGCTGACTACAGTGACCGCGGATACTCGGGCTGATACTCCCGACATCATAGGCACTACAGCTGGCAAGGCTTCGTCTTTAACGCGGGTGGAGGAGCCACTGGttattaaatagaaaataaagtgTTCATAAGAAAACTAACAGCTCTATATGCATGATATTGTATCCATAACTTACCTTTCGGACTTTTTCTGCAGGTGATTCTGGTACATCTTTACGTACTTGGCCTTGAACTGTTCGTAGGCCACAAAGTAGATAATGGTGGAGGGCAGAGCGGAGACCAAAGTTGGCCCGAGGCCAGACCAGAGCGTCCAGACGCCCTCGTGGCGGCTGATCTTTATCAGGGCGTCCCAGGTGCTGGTGAACTGTGGCTTAGGCCTCCGGTTCAGTATATTTGGAAGACCGTCGGAGCCAGAGGAGAACAAGTGATCCATGAGGCCattggaataaaaaaaacacttgtTCGGCGAAGAGTGCTGCAATTGCATTCGTGTCTTGATGACATCCAGGGGGGTCATGAAGCAGGCCGTGATCATGGCGCCCGCACAGGCGGAGAGCACTTGCTGCAGCGGTCGAATCCGGAAACGTGGGTCCTCCAGCAGCTTCCGGTGCTTGCCCATCGATTGCATTGGACGGTCCAGGTCGCCGCTACCTTGGtaactgttgctgctgtcacCAGTGGGGTAACGATCGGGCTGTGGAAAGACAATAGTCTTGGAGTCCACCGATACCCACTTATCGGAGGATATCGTCTCCGCCGCGGTCGCACCCTTGTCGTTCTTCGGCATGGCAACCGTCTCTGAGTTGATGGGGAGTCGATTTGGTTTTGAAGTagcatttataaaatataattttacatTTCAAAATTTCACAGTTCTAGTAGCCATAAGGAAAATCGAAAAAAGTGACACATTTGGTTAGGCAGCATTagg
The Drosophila bipectinata strain 14024-0381.07 chromosome 3R, DbipHiC1v2, whole genome shotgun sequence DNA segment above includes these coding regions:
- the LOC108130345 gene encoding solute carrier family 25 protein Shawn, which encodes MPKNDKGATAAETISSDKWVSVDSKTIVFPQPDRYPTGDSSNSYQGSGDLDRPMQSMGKHRKLLEDPRFRIRPLQQVLSACAGAMITACFMTPLDVIKTRMQLQHSSPNKCFFYSNGLMDHLFSSGSDGLPNILNRRPKPQFTSTWDALIKISRHEGVWTLWSGLGPTLVSALPSTIIYFVAYEQFKAKYVKMYQNHLQKKSESGSSTRVKDEALPAVVPMMSGVSARVSAVTVVSPIELVRTKMQAQRQTYAQMLQFVRNVIALQGIWGLWRGLRPTILRDVPFSGIYWPIYEYLKRSLGSGSSQPSFGLSFFAGVLAGSVAAIVTTPFDVVKTLEQIEFGERVIFTDSPTKDVGQRSTYSRLAAVYKMHGVRGLFAGVGPRLLKVAPACAIMISTFEYSKSFFFYYNVKQHNEALLLSNPNATLVKEEDLE